In the genome of Treponema pedis, one region contains:
- the rsmI gene encoding 16S rRNA (cytidine(1402)-2'-O)-methyltransferase, which produces MVATPIGNLGDISFRALQTFKDVDYIACEDTRRTRALLTHYEISKPLLSCRAVNEGSAAEKIVKLLDEGNNIAYSSDAGTPAVSDPGSILVRTAREAGHKIVPIPGASAFGAIISVAGAYDKTVVFEGFLSPKGGKRKKRLQELFDFGAGFVLYESPYRIVKLLTDIAEIDSIREVVIGRELTKLHEEVVKGSASEVLQNFKQRSSIKGEFAVFVTGKSFLTE; this is translated from the coding sequence ATTGTTGCCACGCCTATAGGCAATTTAGGCGATATAAGTTTTAGAGCTTTGCAGACTTTTAAAGACGTTGATTATATAGCCTGCGAAGATACGCGCCGTACGAGGGCTCTTCTTACTCATTATGAAATAAGTAAGCCGCTTCTTTCCTGTAGAGCCGTCAACGAAGGTTCCGCTGCGGAAAAAATCGTCAAGCTCTTAGATGAAGGAAACAATATTGCTTATTCAAGCGATGCCGGAACTCCCGCCGTAAGCGACCCGGGCTCAATTTTAGTAAGAACTGCAAGAGAAGCCGGTCATAAAATAGTGCCTATTCCCGGAGCATCCGCATTCGGGGCTATTATAAGTGTTGCCGGAGCTTATGATAAAACGGTCGTTTTTGAAGGATTTTTATCGCCCAAGGGCGGAAAAAGAAAAAAAAGACTGCAAGAGCTTTTCGATTTCGGGGCAGGGTTTGTATTATACGAGTCTCCGTACAGAATTGTAAAGCTTTTGACTGATATTGCCGAAATAGATAGCATAAGAGAGGTTGTTATCGGACGGGAACTGACAAAGCTTCATGAAGAGGTTGTTAAAGGTTCTGCAAGCGAGGTCTTACAAAATTTTAAACAACGGTCTTCAATAAAAGGAGAATTTGCGGTTTTTGTTACAGGAAAATCATTTTTAACGGAATAA
- a CDS encoding 5'-methylthioadenosine/S-adenosylhomocysteine nucleosidase: MKKAGILVAVEMKAIIKKYGKAKKTVNIRNFTVPVYEIGNYELFVLSSGAGEIAAAAGTQFLISECKVEVVFNFGIVGGLTESISEHRVCIVKNVVHYDFDTSQADTAETGKYEIYPSIYIPATPALIEKAVKIMPDLIPVTCASGDKFIANPEQKQLLHKQFNADICEMEAAGIILTCNMNKIPCMLIKMVSDGINGGAEEFYREFDNASMHCLDIIDTIIRSLDD, translated from the coding sequence ATGAAAAAAGCGGGAATACTTGTTGCCGTAGAGATGAAAGCTATAATAAAAAAATACGGTAAGGCTAAAAAAACAGTAAACATACGTAATTTTACGGTTCCTGTGTATGAAATAGGAAATTATGAGCTTTTTGTTTTATCTTCGGGAGCCGGAGAAATTGCAGCCGCTGCGGGAACTCAATTTTTAATAAGCGAATGCAAGGTTGAAGTTGTTTTTAATTTCGGCATTGTCGGCGGTTTGACGGAAAGTATTTCCGAACACAGGGTCTGTATAGTAAAAAATGTAGTGCATTATGATTTTGATACTTCACAGGCGGATACTGCGGAAACGGGAAAATATGAAATTTATCCGTCCATTTATATCCCCGCAACACCTGCTCTCATAGAAAAAGCGGTTAAAATTATGCCCGATTTAATTCCCGTAACTTGTGCCTCGGGGGATAAATTTATCGCAAATCCCGAACAAAAACAATTGCTGCATAAACAATTTAATGCCGATATATGTGAAATGGAAGCGGCGGGAATAATTCTTACCTGTAATATGAATAAAATTCCGTGTATGCTTATAAAAATGGTTTCCGACGGAATTAACGGCGGTGCGGAAGAATTTTATAGAGAATTTGATAATGCTTCTATGCATTGCCTTGATATAATAGATACGATTATCAGAAGTTTGGACGATTAG
- the recG gene encoding ATP-dependent DNA helicase RecG, with product MLISEITASVTNIAGVGSAVAARLKKLGVENIGELLRLFPRDWEDRTKIHFFSDWKKVQKINVPVMIIGHQWFGFGKMRTLKLIVADKDGAKASLICFNRPFMEKNFPVGTDGIVYGSFYYKYGELQSSSFELEKNENAPAKILPVYPLTAGLGQSKLRKIINSALKIYARGINSELPEEIIQKYNLPSKQEILFLLHTPQTLQDTERGKYALIFEEFFILQYAVGKRSLERRGRLPSLEEEKKFEQNIKKIPSFTVLQTQFLDRLPFKLTEDQLTVTAEVNSDLDGINPMARLIQGDVGSGKTLAAFLACIKIIEQGGQAAFLAPTELLARQHAENAARLLEPLGIRLAFLTGNVKARGRSNLLRELENGNIDLIIGTHSLFSAGVNYKNLRLAVIDEQHRFGVLQRSAIIQKGIESRDNAERGSGIEKKSPHILMMSATPIPRTLALSVFGDLDISTIRTMPQGRKPVITYIAGAGKAERVYSFIGGEILKGRQAYFVYPLIEENEELSLKSAERMFEELKQSFPSHKVALIHSKIAEEEQRRIMEEFRSGAISILTATSVVEVGVDVPNATCIVIEHADRFGLSALHQMRGRVGRGSEQAYCFLLYGKNLTENGRCRLTIMKETTDGFKIAEEDLKLRGPGDIGGVEQSGYLGFKYADPIRDYKILQTAREAAFELLQRR from the coding sequence ATGCTTATTTCCGAAATTACCGCTTCCGTAACAAACATTGCCGGAGTGGGCAGTGCCGTAGCAGCCCGGCTAAAAAAATTGGGTGTTGAAAACATAGGTGAATTATTGCGTCTTTTCCCGCGTGATTGGGAAGACCGCACCAAGATTCATTTTTTTTCGGACTGGAAAAAAGTGCAAAAAATAAATGTTCCCGTAATGATTATAGGCCATCAATGGTTCGGTTTTGGAAAAATGCGTACGCTTAAACTGATTGTTGCCGATAAGGACGGAGCTAAGGCAAGTTTAATTTGTTTTAACCGTCCTTTTATGGAAAAAAACTTTCCTGTAGGAACGGACGGAATTGTTTACGGCAGTTTTTATTATAAATACGGAGAACTGCAATCATCTTCTTTTGAGCTTGAAAAAAACGAAAATGCGCCTGCAAAAATTCTTCCGGTTTATCCTCTAACGGCGGGATTGGGGCAGTCAAAACTGAGAAAAATCATAAATTCGGCATTAAAAATTTATGCACGCGGAATAAACTCCGAATTGCCCGAAGAGATTATACAAAAATACAACTTGCCTTCTAAACAGGAAATTTTATTTTTACTTCATACACCGCAAACGCTTCAAGACACGGAGCGCGGAAAATACGCTTTAATTTTTGAAGAATTTTTTATTCTTCAATATGCAGTAGGAAAGCGTTCTCTTGAGCGGCGCGGGAGATTGCCCAGCCTTGAAGAAGAAAAAAAGTTTGAACAAAATATAAAAAAAATCCCGAGTTTTACCGTCTTACAAACACAGTTTTTAGATAGGCTTCCTTTTAAACTTACCGAAGACCAGCTTACCGTAACTGCCGAAGTTAATTCGGATTTGGACGGTATAAACCCTATGGCTCGTCTTATTCAGGGCGATGTAGGCTCCGGTAAAACTCTTGCGGCGTTTTTAGCCTGTATAAAAATTATCGAGCAGGGCGGACAGGCTGCGTTTCTTGCTCCCACTGAGTTGCTTGCGCGACAACATGCGGAAAATGCGGCCCGTCTTTTAGAGCCCTTAGGTATAAGGCTCGCCTTTTTAACCGGTAATGTAAAAGCAAGGGGGCGGAGTAATTTATTGCGGGAGCTCGAAAACGGAAATATTGATTTAATTATCGGAACACATTCTCTTTTTTCCGCAGGTGTAAATTATAAAAATTTGCGGCTTGCGGTAATTGATGAACAGCACCGCTTCGGAGTTTTGCAGCGTTCCGCAATTATTCAAAAAGGAATTGAAAGCAGGGACAATGCCGAAAGGGGAAGCGGTATTGAAAAAAAATCTCCGCATATTTTAATGATGAGCGCCACGCCGATTCCCCGTACGCTTGCGCTTTCGGTTTTCGGCGATTTGGATATTTCTACAATCCGTACAATGCCGCAAGGCAGAAAGCCGGTTATAACATACATTGCAGGAGCCGGAAAGGCGGAACGGGTGTATTCATTTATAGGCGGCGAAATTTTAAAAGGAAGGCAGGCTTACTTTGTATATCCTTTGATTGAAGAAAATGAAGAGCTTTCCTTAAAATCGGCGGAACGTATGTTTGAGGAGCTGAAACAAAGTTTTCCTTCTCACAAGGTTGCGTTAATTCATTCTAAAATAGCCGAAGAAGAACAGCGCCGCATAATGGAAGAATTTCGGTCCGGGGCAATAAGCATTTTAACGGCAACCTCGGTTGTAGAAGTCGGAGTTGACGTTCCCAATGCAACTTGCATAGTTATAGAACATGCGGACAGATTCGGTCTTTCCGCCTTACACCAAATGAGGGGAAGAGTAGGACGAGGCTCGGAGCAGGCCTATTGTTTTTTGCTTTACGGAAAAAATTTAACCGAAAACGGAAGATGCCGTCTTACTATAATGAAGGAAACAACCGACGGATTTAAGATTGCCGAAGAAGATTTAAAACTTCGCGGCCCCGGCGACATAGGAGGCGTTGAGCAATCGGGATATTTAGGGTTTAAATACGCCGACCCCATACGCGATTATAAAATTCTTCAAACGGCAAGGGAAGCAGCCTTTGAATTACTTCAAAGACGATAG
- a CDS encoding GTP-binding protein, which yields MKILIVSGFLGAGKTTFIRELSQRTKTEFAVMENEYGEAGIDGDILKNDRLKVWELTDGCICCSLKSDFASSILTIANTVNPEYLIVEPTGIGMLSSVISNIAKIEYDRIRLLEPVTVIDINCIDEYLKVFNEIYTDQIKNAFYLILSKTEGKTKEETERACAVLGNINPAAKIILEPYSGKYDELMRSLLHSFYTKSNIKIENPVQTELPDLENITLRGISIHSVEELMGKLVTVLHKHFGIVYRAKGYVPINGQWARFDIVNTEYNIETCSPMPEAKAVFIGKALKKEELKEFLTPKDYI from the coding sequence ATGAAAATACTTATCGTGTCAGGCTTTTTAGGTGCCGGAAAAACGACCTTTATAAGAGAGCTTTCGCAAAGAACGAAAACCGAATTTGCCGTTATGGAAAACGAATACGGAGAAGCGGGCATTGACGGTGATATTTTAAAAAACGACCGTTTAAAAGTTTGGGAATTAACCGACGGCTGCATTTGCTGCTCATTAAAATCGGACTTCGCTTCATCTATTTTGACGATTGCAAATACCGTAAATCCCGAATATCTCATTGTGGAGCCTACCGGAATCGGAATGTTAAGTTCGGTAATTTCAAACATTGCAAAAATAGAGTACGATAGAATTAGACTGCTTGAACCCGTTACCGTAATCGATATAAATTGTATCGATGAATATCTTAAAGTATTTAATGAAATTTATACCGACCAAATTAAAAATGCTTTTTACCTTATTCTTTCAAAAACCGAAGGAAAAACAAAGGAGGAAACGGAGCGCGCCTGTGCGGTTCTCGGTAATATAAACCCGGCTGCAAAAATTATTTTAGAGCCGTATTCGGGAAAATATGATGAATTGATGAGAAGTCTTTTACATTCGTTTTATACAAAAAGTAATATAAAAATTGAAAATCCAGTACAAACGGAACTTCCGGATTTGGAAAACATAACGCTTAGAGGTATCAGTATACATTCGGTTGAGGAACTTATGGGAAAATTAGTTACGGTTTTACATAAACACTTCGGAATTGTCTATAGGGCAAAAGGATATGTCCCGATAAACGGGCAGTGGGCAAGGTTCGATATAGTAAATACCGAATACAATATAGAAACTTGCAGCCCTATGCCGGAAGCAAAGGCAGTCTTTATAGGAAAAGCTTTAAAAAAAGAAGAATTAAAAGAATTTTTAACTCCGAAGGATTATATTTAA
- a CDS encoding NAD(P)-dependent alcohol dehydrogenase: MKGFAMIKLGETGWIEKPAPACGPLDAICKPLALAPCTSDIHTVWEGAIGDRRNMILGHEGCGEIVEVGSLVKDFKVGDKVLVPAITPDWNSLEAQGGYSMHSGGMLAGWKFSNFKDGVFGEFFHVNDADGNLALIPDGIKIEHAPMLSDMVPTGFHGAELADVQYGDSVLVIGIGPVGLMAVAGANLRGASRIYAVGTRPNCVEAAKFYGATDIISYKNGPIDKQILDLTHGKGVDKVIIAGGTVDTFEEAVKALKAGGKIGNVNYLGSGVSVKIPRVEWGVGMGHKQINGGLMPGGRLRMEKLSSLVAIGKLDLSKLITHKFNGFENVEKALYLMKDKPADLIKPVVII; the protein is encoded by the coding sequence ATGAAAGGTTTTGCTATGATTAAATTGGGAGAAACAGGTTGGATTGAAAAACCGGCGCCCGCCTGCGGCCCCTTAGATGCGATTTGTAAACCCTTGGCCCTTGCGCCGTGTACATCGGATATTCACACTGTGTGGGAGGGTGCAATCGGAGACCGCCGCAATATGATTTTAGGACATGAAGGCTGCGGTGAAATTGTTGAAGTAGGCTCTTTGGTAAAGGACTTTAAAGTCGGCGATAAGGTTTTGGTACCGGCGATTACGCCGGATTGGAATTCGCTTGAAGCACAAGGCGGATATTCCATGCACTCGGGCGGAATGCTTGCAGGCTGGAAATTTTCCAATTTTAAAGACGGCGTTTTCGGTGAATTTTTTCACGTAAACGATGCGGACGGAAACCTTGCCCTCATTCCCGACGGGATAAAAATCGAACATGCTCCTATGCTTTCGGATATGGTTCCTACGGGCTTTCACGGAGCGGAATTGGCCGATGTTCAATACGGAGATTCGGTTTTGGTTATCGGTATAGGCCCTGTAGGACTTATGGCCGTTGCAGGTGCAAATTTACGAGGAGCTTCGCGAATCTATGCCGTAGGAACACGTCCGAATTGTGTTGAAGCCGCAAAATTTTACGGAGCAACCGATATTATAAGCTATAAAAACGGCCCCATAGATAAGCAGATTTTAGACCTGACTCACGGAAAGGGTGTGGACAAGGTTATTATTGCAGGAGGCACCGTCGATACGTTTGAAGAAGCGGTAAAAGCTTTAAAAGCGGGCGGAAAAATCGGAAACGTAAACTACCTCGGCTCCGGTGTTTCCGTAAAAATTCCGCGTGTCGAATGGGGTGTCGGAATGGGGCACAAACAAATTAACGGCGGTCTTATGCCGGGCGGAAGACTGAGAATGGAAAAATTAAGCAGTCTTGTTGCTATCGGAAAATTAGACCTTTCAAAATTGATTACCCATAAATTTAACGGATTTGAAAATGTCGAAAAAGCCCTTTATTTAATGAAGGATAAGCCCGCCGACCTGATTAAACCGGTTGTCATTATCTAA
- a CDS encoding ABC transporter ATP-binding protein translates to MNNALLEVYGLKKYFNTGKRECVYAVDDISFKINRGETVGIVGESGCGKTTLGRTILGLYKPDGGSILFDGTDIVKASKKELHEFKKRAQIILQDPYSSFNPRMTISQIISEGMEAHKMYKTKEEKESAVYSLLETVGLSAGHADRFPHEFSGGQRQRIGIARALAVKPDFVVCDEPISSLDVSIQAQIINLLVKLQKEFNMTYLFIAHDLSIVKYISDKVGVMYLGKIAEFAQSTELYKNPLHPYSQILISAIPSTDIENPMMARRIHFKEDSLNSEKFIFDKFERGNTKPEGCRFFLRCPKALKECKIKNPVLKEISSGHFVACNLYM, encoded by the coding sequence ATGAATAACGCTCTTTTGGAAGTATACGGTTTAAAAAAATATTTTAACACCGGAAAACGCGAATGTGTCTATGCCGTCGATGATATAAGTTTTAAAATTAACCGCGGAGAAACGGTCGGGATTGTAGGAGAATCGGGCTGCGGAAAAACAACACTTGGAAGAACTATTTTAGGCTTATACAAGCCTGACGGCGGAAGTATTTTGTTTGACGGAACGGATATAGTTAAAGCTTCAAAAAAAGAATTGCATGAATTTAAAAAGAGAGCTCAAATTATTTTGCAGGACCCGTATTCTTCTTTTAATCCCAGAATGACGATTTCACAAATTATTTCCGAAGGAATGGAAGCTCATAAAATGTATAAAACAAAAGAAGAAAAAGAAAGCGCCGTTTACTCTCTTTTGGAAACGGTAGGTCTTTCCGCCGGACACGCCGACAGATTTCCTCATGAATTTTCAGGAGGACAAAGACAGCGGATAGGGATTGCCCGTGCATTAGCTGTAAAACCCGATTTTGTTGTTTGCGATGAACCTATTTCTTCTCTTGACGTTTCGATTCAAGCTCAGATTATAAATTTGCTTGTAAAATTGCAAAAAGAATTTAATATGACATATCTTTTTATTGCTCATGATTTATCGATTGTAAAATATATTTCAGATAAGGTAGGAGTTATGTATTTGGGAAAAATTGCCGAGTTCGCTCAAAGTACGGAGCTTTATAAAAATCCGCTTCACCCCTATTCTCAAATTTTAATTTCGGCAATTCCGAGCACCGATATTGAAAACCCGATGATGGCAAGACGTATTCATTTTAAAGAAGATTCTCTAAATTCCGAAAAATTTATCTTCGATAAGTTCGAAAGGGGAAACACGAAACCCGAAGGCTGCCGCTTTTTTCTGAGGTGTCCCAAAGCTCTTAAAGAATGTAAAATTAAAAATCCGGTTCTTAAAGAAATTTCTTCAGGGCATTTTGTTGCCTGCAACTTATATATGTAA
- a CDS encoding ABC transporter ATP-binding protein, producing MSLLNVENLAVTFKTYAGTIYAVNGVSFTVNKNETLVIVGESGCGKSVTAHSILRLLPGKKTRISENSKIIFEGKNLLECSEKDMEKIRGGEISMIFQDPLSYLNPTMTIGNQIIESILIHEKICKSKAKERAVKILELVQIPNAEKRLKQYPYEFSGGMRQRVMIAIALVCNPKILIADEPTTALDVTIQAEILELIKKIQKETKTAVVLITHDLGVAAEIADRIQVMYAGEIIERGKTSDIFKNHKHPYTEALLASVPSIEQLKEKKLYAPEGGHPDMLEKIRGCAFAPRCNKCMKICLERKPLEIKINKEHFAACWLEHPAAKTINTLAAEHGNTFYSPKRTKTSEKITHINENIERTSKNE from the coding sequence ATGAGTTTATTAAATGTTGAAAATTTAGCGGTTACTTTTAAAACTTATGCAGGTACAATTTACGCCGTAAACGGAGTTTCATTTACCGTAAATAAAAACGAAACCTTGGTTATAGTAGGTGAATCCGGCTGCGGAAAAAGCGTTACCGCTCATTCCATTTTAAGGCTCCTTCCCGGTAAGAAAACCCGCATTTCTGAAAATTCCAAAATTATTTTTGAAGGAAAAAATTTACTTGAATGTTCGGAAAAAGATATGGAAAAAATACGAGGCGGCGAAATTTCAATGATTTTTCAAGACCCTTTAAGCTATCTTAACCCCACAATGACAATAGGCAATCAAATAATTGAAAGTATTTTAATTCATGAAAAAATCTGCAAAAGTAAAGCTAAAGAAAGAGCCGTTAAAATTTTAGAACTTGTACAAATTCCTAATGCGGAAAAACGCTTAAAACAATATCCCTATGAATTTTCCGGAGGAATGCGTCAGCGAGTTATGATTGCAATTGCATTGGTATGTAACCCGAAAATCTTAATTGCCGATGAACCTACAACAGCCCTTGATGTAACAATTCAGGCGGAAATACTGGAGCTTATTAAAAAAATTCAAAAAGAAACAAAAACCGCCGTTGTATTAATTACGCACGACCTAGGTGTTGCCGCTGAAATTGCAGACAGAATTCAAGTTATGTATGCAGGAGAAATAATTGAGCGCGGAAAAACTTCCGATATTTTTAAAAATCATAAACATCCTTATACCGAAGCCCTGCTCGCCTCCGTCCCTTCAATTGAACAGTTAAAAGAAAAAAAGCTATATGCACCGGAAGGCGGTCATCCGGATATGTTGGAAAAAATAAGGGGGTGCGCCTTTGCTCCCCGCTGTAATAAATGTATGAAAATTTGTCTTGAGCGGAAACCCTTAGAAATTAAAATAAATAAAGAACATTTCGCGGCATGTTGGCTTGAGCACCCTGCGGCAAAAACAATAAACACCCTCGCCGCAGAGCATGGAAATACTTTTTACAGCCCGAAACGGACTAAAACCTCCGAAAAAATAACGCATATAAACGAAAATATCGAAAGGACTTCGAAAAATGAATAA
- a CDS encoding ABC transporter permease gives MNNEEFSTADFEFVTPCKKEIQSVRVSIGFWEDVRRRFKRSKSALFSCAVLGLIVLLCLAGPSISGYSVNEGNLKNKNLSPSLQFWFGTDELGRDLFTRICAGGRISLFIAVIGAAIDMTIGLIYGGISAYAGGKTDIIMMRIVEILSSIPYLIVSVLISLVFGKGIISIILAMTITGWCFTARLVRGQVLQIKNQDFVLAAKALGTSSFKIIIKHLLPNTISIMIVAVTFNIPSFIFGEAFLSYIGLGVQPPHTSWGVLASNAKNSMLFYPYQLFFPGLFISLTILSLQIIGDALRDAMDPHLRKYK, from the coding sequence ATGAACAACGAAGAATTTTCTACCGCCGATTTTGAATTTGTAACTCCCTGCAAAAAAGAAATTCAATCCGTAAGAGTTAGCATAGGCTTTTGGGAAGATGTAAGACGGCGGTTTAAACGCAGTAAAAGCGCTCTTTTTTCCTGTGCGGTTTTAGGACTGATAGTTTTACTTTGTCTTGCAGGGCCGTCTATAAGCGGATATTCCGTAAACGAGGGAAATTTAAAAAACAAAAATTTAAGCCCGTCTTTGCAATTTTGGTTCGGTACGGACGAATTAGGCAGAGATTTATTTACACGAATATGTGCCGGAGGAAGAATTTCACTTTTTATTGCCGTAATAGGAGCTGCAATAGATATGACTATAGGACTTATTTACGGAGGTATTTCGGCTTATGCGGGAGGTAAAACCGATATAATTATGATGCGCATAGTGGAAATCCTTTCGAGTATTCCGTATTTAATAGTGTCCGTTCTTATTTCTCTTGTTTTCGGAAAAGGAATTATTTCGATTATCCTTGCAATGACAATTACCGGTTGGTGCTTTACCGCACGGCTTGTACGCGGACAGGTTTTGCAAATTAAGAATCAGGATTTCGTTTTAGCAGCTAAAGCTTTAGGCACAAGTTCTTTTAAGATAATTATAAAACATTTACTTCCGAACACGATAAGCATTATGATTGTAGCCGTAACTTTTAATATTCCGTCCTTTATTTTCGGTGAAGCCTTTTTGTCATATATAGGTTTGGGAGTTCAGCCGCCGCATACAAGTTGGGGAGTGCTGGCTTCAAATGCAAAAAATTCAATGTTATTCTATCCGTATCAATTATTTTTTCCGGGTCTTTTTATCAGCTTAACGATTTTATCTTTACAAATTATCGGAGATGCCTTACGCGACGCGATGGACCCGCATTTAAGGAAATATAAATAA
- a CDS encoding ABC transporter permease: MLKFIIKRILYGILTMFITASITFFLVRIIPGNPIETIAENLPETRRAELYSEYGFDKPLTAQYFIFWKNLFTRGDLGTSLYYRGRKVTDVIKTHAPVSALLGLQALLLGVTIGLSFGISAAANRGKKFDYAVILIAVAGISIPSFVIAQLLQYYFGIKYNLLPITGWGSFKYTVLPSIALTVGPIAKYSRYMRSNYLDIINKEYILTARAKGASKNKIIRSHILRNASLPVITMLGPQIAFTFTGTFIVENIFSVPGLGSYFVHSISERDYTMVMGQTVFISFLYIISLIIVDIAYALIDPRIKAQLKKEM, from the coding sequence ATGCTGAAATTTATAATTAAGCGTATTTTATACGGTATACTTACAATGTTTATAACTGCAAGTATTACTTTTTTTCTTGTCCGTATCATTCCTGGAAATCCTATAGAAACAATAGCCGAAAACCTGCCGGAAACGCGCCGTGCGGAATTATATTCCGAGTACGGTTTCGATAAACCTCTTACCGCTCAATATTTTATATTTTGGAAAAATTTATTTACACGCGGCGATTTGGGAACTTCTTTATATTACCGCGGCAGAAAGGTTACAGATGTTATTAAAACACATGCTCCGGTTTCAGCCTTACTGGGACTTCAAGCCCTGTTGTTGGGCGTTACAATAGGTTTAAGTTTCGGTATTTCAGCTGCTGCAAACAGGGGAAAAAAATTTGACTATGCGGTTATTTTAATTGCGGTTGCAGGTATCTCCATTCCGAGTTTTGTTATCGCTCAATTACTTCAGTATTATTTCGGCATTAAATACAACCTCTTGCCGATTACGGGCTGGGGAAGTTTTAAATATACCGTTCTTCCTTCAATCGCCCTTACTGTAGGCCCCATTGCAAAGTATTCCCGTTATATGCGTTCAAACTATTTGGATATTATTAACAAAGAATATATTTTAACCGCACGTGCAAAGGGCGCTTCAAAAAATAAAATTATCCGAAGTCATATTTTACGGAATGCATCTTTGCCCGTTATAACAATGCTCGGCCCTCAAATTGCATTTACCTTTACCGGAACCTTTATCGTTGAAAATATATTTTCCGTTCCCGGCTTGGGCTCCTATTTTGTACATTCAATTTCCGAGCGCGACTATACAATGGTAATGGGACAAACTGTTTTTATTTCTTTTTTATATATCATCTCTCTTATTATTGTCGATATTGCTTATGCCTTAATCGACCCGCGTATTAAAGCTCAACTGAAAAAAGAAATGTAA
- a CDS encoding fructose bisphosphate aldolase, with protein sequence MDTVKLERMKNDKGFIAALDQSGGSTPKALAAYGVAETEYSNEEQMFDLVHKMRTRIITSKAFNSDKILGAILFEQTMEREIEGIPTADFLWEKKRILPFLKVDKGLAEEKDGVQLMKPIPNFDALLKHAVEKHIFGTKMRSVIKKANPASIKAVVNQQFELGIQIAKAGLVPIIEPEVDIKSPDKAECEEILKKELSEHLKTLPKDLLVMFKLSIPTKANLYEEFTKHPQVVRVVALSGGYSREEANELLAKNRGIIASFSRALAEGLYAKQSDSEFDKILETTVKGIYEASIT encoded by the coding sequence ATGGATACCGTAAAATTGGAACGTATGAAAAACGATAAGGGTTTTATTGCAGCCTTAGACCAAAGCGGAGGAAGCACTCCAAAAGCATTAGCTGCTTACGGAGTTGCGGAAACGGAATATTCCAATGAAGAACAAATGTTTGATTTAGTTCATAAGATGAGAACGCGGATTATCACAAGTAAGGCTTTTAATTCCGATAAAATTTTAGGAGCTATTTTATTTGAGCAAACAATGGAACGCGAAATTGAAGGAATACCTACTGCCGATTTTTTATGGGAAAAAAAGAGAATTTTGCCGTTTTTAAAAGTGGATAAGGGACTTGCCGAAGAAAAAGACGGAGTTCAGCTTATGAAACCGATACCGAATTTCGATGCATTATTAAAACATGCCGTAGAAAAACATATATTCGGAACAAAAATGCGTTCGGTTATTAAAAAGGCAAATCCTGCAAGTATCAAAGCCGTTGTAAATCAACAGTTTGAACTCGGCATTCAAATTGCAAAAGCCGGTCTTGTTCCCATTATCGAACCGGAAGTAGATATAAAATCTCCCGATAAGGCGGAATGTGAAGAAATTTTAAAAAAGGAATTGTCGGAACATCTTAAAACATTACCTAAAGATTTACTCGTTATGTTTAAACTTTCAATTCCTACAAAAGCAAATCTTTATGAAGAATTTACAAAACACCCCCAAGTTGTAAGAGTTGTCGCTCTTTCGGGAGGCTATTCCAGAGAAGAGGCAAATGAGCTTTTGGCTAAAAACCGCGGTATAATTGCAAGTTTTTCCAGAGCTCTTGCAGAAGGCTTGTATGCAAAACAAAGCGACAGCGAATTTGATAAGATATTGGAAACAACCGTTAAAGGTATTTACGAAGCTTCTATAACATAA